DNA sequence from the Delphinus delphis chromosome 7, mDelDel1.2, whole genome shotgun sequence genome:
GCGCCCTGGCCGCTTCGGGGGCCTCAGCCCTGGGGCTACGGTGACACCTACTGGGCTCCTCGAGGCTTGCACGCCTAGCAGGCCGGCGGCCGGCAGTCAGCTCTGCTACCACCTTTATTCTCCAGGCAGCAGGCGGTCCCTGGTCCCTGGTCCCGCGGTGAGACCGAGGGACCCGGCGCTTAAAAGGTGGAGACCTGTCTGTGGAGGGATCAGTAATcccagcaggagagagagagcttAGAGAAAAGCTCCCAAGGGTGAGCGAATCGACGCGCCCTCCAGATTCGTGGCGCCACCGCGCGGGCCAGGTCCCTGGGGCAGCTGATGCTAGAAGGGAAGGAGCACTTTAGGACTCTCTGTTCCTAGGAGAGAGGGATAGAGCACCCTCCCCCGTTTCCCGAGTCCAGCGAGTGCAGTGGGAGAGTGAGGGACGAGGCTGCGCCGTAACCTGCCTGCGGGCCAGCTCCTCCCCCTAACTCGGCTTCCTTTCCTCTCGCAGCGCTGCAAGGACCGCCTGAACTCGCTGGCCATCTCGGTGATGAACCAGTGGCCCGGGGTGAAGCTGCGGGTGACCGAGGGCTGGGATGAAGATGGTCACCACTCGGAGGAGTCTCTGCATTACGAAGGCCGCGCGGTGGACATCACCACGTCGGACCGCGACCGCAATAAGTACGGACTGCTGGCGCGCTTGGCAGTGGAGGCTGGCTTCGACTGGGTGTATTACGAGTCCAAGGCGCACGTGCATTGCTCCGTCAAGTCCGGTGAGCCGCTGCCGGGGGGCTGGGCCCGGGGCCGGGGCCGCAGGGCATGGACAGGCGGCGCTGGGCCCGCCAGGGCCAAGAAGGTGAAGAGACCCTCCCAGGGATGGAGGCGGGGACCCCGGGGAAGAGGACGTCTGCGGCGCTCCCCGCTGCTGCTCCTGACCACCTGCTCGACCCGTGCCTGATAGTGTCATGGCAGGAGCCTAGGGAGACAGGGCCCTGTCCCAGCGACGCTGGGTGCTGACTTGGCGGTCCACAGTCCAGAGCCTGCCGCAGGAGGTGCAAGACAGAGCAAGCTGGCCAGATGGAGGAAGCCAGGCTGACAGAGACGGCCTCCCCACCCAGTGTGGTGCAGAACgctagggggtggggtgggaccagGGGCCAGAGTGTGCCCAGACACCAGCGTGCCTGAGCGGGAGCCAGGAGCCCAGAGGTTCAGAACCCACGGCCCAGCTGCAGGTCAGGCCCTTTAAGGCACTGTGTACGCCCCTCTCAGGGGGCGCAGGCGtccccagcctctcctccagGGCCCTGAAGCTGGACATTTGGGGGCAAAGCCAGCCATGAGGGCAAGAATAAACAGAGTGGACTTAATAAAGTGGATTTTCCCAGATCGGCCGCCTTGTTGATCAGAATTGGCAGGCACTGGGGCCTCGTCCCCCCCCCCTCAAATCTTGTCAGCGTCCCTGTCACCTGCATTGAACCCAGTCATGGATGCTTCAAATGGTTCCTGTGTGACTGCCAGCGTGGTCCCCCCTCGCTGCAGGCTCAGCCCTCCATGCCGGCCCCATGCAGCTGTCACACTCACAGACCTGGCACACTGAGACCAGGCAGGCTTTTACTATTCCTGATCCCACCTGGGCTCACAGTGGTGACCCCACCCTGACCTTTCCCCTCAGCACTTCCCTGCCAACTGTGTCTGCTTCAAGTCACATCAACCCTTCACCTGCTAACGTCGGCCAGGTGCCAGCTCCTAGGGTGGCCACTTGCCTTCATAACTCCTAACCCCCAAACACTATTCTGCATCCCACCCACTGATGCCATGGTGTCTCGTCCCCGCACAAGGACCCAGCACATGAACTGAAGATGGTGATTTCACCCTTGCCACTGAGCCACACCCTGGCCTGGCCATTCACTCTGAGCTTCCCCAGGAGTCTGTATTCTCACCACTGACTGGTCCTCCTCTCCCTTGGAGTATAGACTCCAAGGGCCGGTTCTGGCACAGAACTTGGGGTGTCAGTCTGAGAGGGCAATTTTGGGAAGCATCTGAGCAATGGGTGAGAAATAATGGGACACCCAGATGCCAGAGGTGCTAAGCAACTTGCCTTCTCGACGAAGCTGCAGCTTCTGGGTGTCAAGTCACAGCTGACCACTGCTTGGCTCAGCTGACCTCTGGCCTCTCTGACTACTTCACAGCCTTGTCAGGATTGGGAGCAGATGGGGGGGCTTCACATGGGCTTCAGGAGGGCCCTTTCCCTCACACCCACTGGGTCTTGAAGCCTCAGTGTGCTCCTCTCATTGGCAAAGCAttaggctggggaggagggcaggaggtCACACTGTGGGCTGGGGTGGATTCAAAGCTGCATGgaaagtggggggcaggggacaggaTATGGCGATGGGGGGCAGCCTGGGATCAAGAGGAACTCTGGCTGGACTGGGGAGGGATGCTGTGACCGGGAATCCAAGCTCCACAGCAGTAATGCCTTCATGTCCCTTCTTCCCACAGAGCACTCGGCCGCGGCCAAGACAGGCGGCTGCTTCCCTGCTGGAGCCCAGGTGCGCCTGGAGAGTGGGGCACGTGTGGCCTTGTCAGCCGTGAGGCCAGGAGACCGAGTGCTGGCCATGGGGGAGGATGGGAGCCCCACCTTCAGCGACGTACTCATTTTCCTCGATCGCGAGCCAGACAGGCTGAGGGCCTTCCAGGTCATCGAGACCCAGGACCCCCCGCGCCGACTGGCACTCACACCCGCCCACCTGCTCTTCACGGCCAACAATCACACAGAGCCAGCCACCCACTTCCGGGCCACGTTTGCCAGCCAAGTGCAGCCCGGCCAGTATGTGCTGGTGGCGGGGGTCCCAGGCCTGCAGCCTGCCCGAGTGGCAGCCGTCTCCACACACGTGGCCCTTGGGGCCTACGCCCCATTAACGAGGCATGGGACACTGGTGGTGGAGGACGTGGTGGCCTCTTGCTTCGCGGCCGTGGCTGACCACCAGCTGGCTCAGTTGGCCTTTTGGCCCCTGCGACTGTTTCACAGCTTGGCGTGGGGCAGCTGGACCCCAGGGGAGGGTGTGCACTGGTACCCCCAGCTGCTCTACCGCCTGGGACGTCTCTTGCTGGAAGAGGGCAGCTTCCACTCACTGGGCATGGCTGGGGCAGGGAGCTGAAAGGATCCCTCTACTGCCCTCCCAGAACTGCCCAAATGGGTCCAAAGGCCTACCTGCCAGGAGGGCGCTGGCCCTGGAAGGGGCCTGAGCGGGGACACTGGTTTCTACCATCTCCTCCACCACAGGTGTACATCACTGAGACTTGGGCAATGCCAGCgtcctccacccccatcctggTGTAGTGACAAAGCTGCAAGCTGAGCTGGCAGTGGGGGGTGGCCTCTCTTTCTATCCTAGAGACCAGTGGGTCCCAACCCAGCCAGCTCTCACTATGATTTTTCATACTTGCCTCCCCCAATGGGGAGGGCTCATTCCATCCATCTTAGGCCCCTCTTAAGTGGGCTTGCACCTCAGTTGATGCTGCTAGATTCCCTGGGAGCCAGCAGGGAGCCGGCTGGACTCAATGCTGCCCAGAACTCAGAAGGCTGCAGGGTGGGGCAGCCAGCCTGGCCATCCTGAGGCATGACCTTCCTCTCTGGCCACGCTCCTCGGGACACAACCAGAGACTGTCGCTATCAGTGTACAGAGTTCCGTGTTCCGGCCAATGTGATCGTAGTGCCAGGACTGGGTGAGGGGCTGGATgtccttcccacccctgcccaggcTCTGCATTCCCACTTCTGCTGAACCAtgaccccccacccctcctccggTCAGTCTCCCCCACCTTATTTATTGGCACCGAGGGGGAAGCCCATGGGAAAATTTTGGGGATGTTttggtcttttcttccttttgtaataaaaattatttaagttgTTAGAGCCCTAGTGTCCAGGATGCCGAGTAGGGCCGATACACAGAGAGCCCGGAGCCATGGGTGGGGCTGTCCAGGGCTGTGCTCACCTTCCTCCAAGGTCAAAACTTCCAGAGCTCCCACCCCCTCTGTGGGCCCTTTTCTCACCCAGTAGGTCTGCAAAGTCTCAACAGAGAGctgtgctctgtgccaggcaaggCCTTTCCATGCTGACTCCAAAGCTTACCCTAAACAGTTAGACCAGTCAAAGAACTGATGTAACTAGTCCATGGTCATTTCCCTCATCTAGAACCTGATTTAAGGTGCTTTCCCTGCTTATTCTGGTCTTTCTCAGGGCCTGGGTTTCTGATTTTTCACAGTGGATAATGAACTGTggtatgaaaatattctatagaATTCACACCTGCCTTGTGGCCCATCCTGACTTCTTGGGTAAGTCAGGGGTCCCTAACCCAGCAGTTCTCAAACCTCAGAATCATCTGGGCAGCTTGTTTAAAAATGATTCCTGGTCCCACTTCCAGGATTCTGCTTTAATAGATCCAGATTGAGGCCCAGGAACTTATTTTTACAAATACCCCAAACACGGCAGATAGTCcacggaccacactttgaggaacATTGCTTAGTCTAAAGGACGCCAGTTTATTGCCAAGACAAGATGacccccttcttccttttctcttggttTCTGTATCCGATGGCAGGTTTTTCTGTACTCATTATAGACCGTCTGAGACTCCCTGGTCCTTTGATACAGTTGTTAAATTTGCAGGAATATTGTGAGCCAGTTGAAATAGGGCATAGTGGGCACATTTACACCATAGAAATTGGCATATGCTACAAATTAGAGCTCCCCTGACCATGGAGGGCCAATTGTTAAAGGACACCCCTGCCCAGGTTCTATCCTCTGACAGAGACTCCTGTGTTGGAAGTGGGGGAGCATGACTGCCCAGACTCTTACCTtaccatcccccccccccatgaAGGAAAACTCCAGAGAAAACTTCATTGCCCTGGAGACTGTGTCATCTGGGAGGAATAGGCCCCCACAGACTAGAATGACAACTGCTATCATCTAATGAAGACTAACcattgccaggcattgttctaagtgctttacatgtagcACCCACTTCATTTTCATAGCAACCCTATGTGGTATATTCTGTAATCttaccattttccagatgagaacacagaagtatggggaggttaagtaacttgcccaagattatgcAGCAAGTGACGgaagcaggatttgaactcatgCATCTTGCCCGCAGGTCCACTGTTCTTACCACAAGGCTTTTCCTTTGGTGAACTTGGGTCCTTTCCAGAAGGCACTCTTAGCATTTCAGGACCGGAAATCTGTTTCGTCAGACCACCTAGAGTGTACTACTCATCACCTTGTGGCAGACTCTCATGGACCAGGTTCATAGGGACCAGAACATCTATGAACTCATTTGCAGTGAGAAACAAAAGGTCAAGGTCAGGAGGCTCTTGTCCATTCATTTGCACATTCGTTCTTTTATAGAAATTTTGCATGGTTGGGCGAGAGGGTGGTGCGGGGTAGAGAGATCGAGACTCTCCCCTATGGGGGGCCTACCTGCCTCTCCTACAGGGCCTGGGGATACTTTGTCTTGCAGACACAGAGCCATTTGGTGTCCGTAGACCTTTCTGTTCTGTAAGAGTCTCCTCACGAAACACATTTATTCTTCAGACAGAGGTGGCTGCAAAGATTCAGAAAAACACTTTGAATTCAGACCCTCAAAAGACCAACCTTGGGGTAGAGGTGAGGCCCTGCAGTTTTTCTGGGAATAGTGGCCCAGAACTGCAGTGACAGTGCCAGCTGGACAAGAGAGACAGCCTGGAAAGTCATCCTCCACCTCTGCAGCGCGATGGCCTCAATCCCTCCCACCAGAACCCTGCTTGCTTATCCTTCGTACGAtgctgaggcccagaggaaggTCAACCATACTGCCCAGGCCCGGGTAGCTACTGGCCCCATGCCTGCCTTTCCTCTCAGGCCTAAGCTCAGCCCCCAAGGCAGCTGCATCCACAATGGTCATTGTTTGGTCATCGTTTGCTGGACacccttgtgccaggcactgtgtcagaATGAGGGAAAGAGGCAGTCCCTGTACTCAGTGAACTCCCGGGTAGCAGGGAGCAACATGGGGAGACAAATGTCCACACCATATGTTAAGTGTTGTGGCTGACATCCTCACAGCGGCTATGAGAGTGCCATGGAGATCCTGGGAActaggaagacttcctggaggtgaGGGTGCTGCAGTAGAGCAAGGAGAAGTTTGCATGGCAGCTAAGTAAAGGAAGGGATCCAGGCTGAAGACATGGTAAATGCAAAGGcttggaaggggcttccctggaggcgcagtggttgaaagtctgcctgccgatgcaggggacacgggttcgtgccccggtctgggaagatcccacatgccgcggagcagctgggcccgtgggccatggccgctgagcctgcgcgtccggagcctgtgctccgcaaagggagaggccacaacagtgagaggcccgcgtaccgcaaaaaaaaaaaaaaaaaaaaaaaaaaggcgtggAAGAATCAGCATCAGGTCCGCATCTCAAAGCCATCTGGCGCAGGTGGGCATGGCGAAGCTGATGTAGAGAGCTGGCTGGAGTTAGACAACACAGATCCTTGTGTTCCCCAAATTTGGACTTTATCTCGGGGGCTTGGGGAGCACCCAGGAGGTTTGAAGTCTGGAAAAGCTTGCAACTAGATTGTTTCAGAAAGCTCCCCCAGCTGCACTGTGGAGCACAGACCAGAGAGGCAGCTGTGGAAGCAGGGAGTTCATTTGCTGGGCAGAGGTTGGTGACCTGGACTGAAGAGGTGACTGTGGGGTCAGAAAGAAGGTGACATTTAGGCAGCAGAATGACCAGGACTTGAAGCCAGTTCAGGTGAGCAATGAGGGCAAGGAAGGGGCGCACATCAACTTTGGGTTTTTAAACATGAGATCCAGCTGCCCCACGCCCTTGACCTTGGTCCTTCTCTGGCCTTAGTGTCCACACCTTCAAGGGAGATGTCCAGGGATTTCTTGCCCATATAAATATCCTCTCTTTTCATTGTCCAAGGCTGGTCTACCTGGGTTCAAGGGACCCTCCAggctctgctctctctgcctgcacCCCTACCCCCATCCCAGAAGGGCACGGGGAGGAGATTCAGAGTAGCCCCTGATATCTCAGTCCAGGCAAGGTGCAAGACCatgctgagggacttccctggtggcccaatggctaagactccacgctcccaatgcaggggttccgggtttgatccctggtcagggaaatagatccctcATGCCCAACTAAGATTTCGCactccacaactaaagatcccctataccacaactaaaagatcccgcatgccgcaactaagacccagtgcagccaaagaaacactaaaaaaaaaaatagaagaccaTGCTGAAGTGTCAGGTGCCTGGGGAGACCTGGCTTGTGGGAGTCCAGGAGACAAAGTAGGGGAGCCTCCTGGCTCTAAAGCTGCCTGGGCAGACTGCCCACAGCACGGGGACCGCTGCACCTGCCTTCCCAACTAGTCTGTGCGAGGCCTCTCCTCAGGTACCCGTCCCCAAGCTGTCCTTGCAGCCTCCCCTCTCGTTTGGAAAGACCCCATCACCGCTGGGCATGGCTCTACCGAAGCCCTGTGACTCGCActcacccctctcccccagctcccgCCCAAAGGGGCTGCCTGTGGAGTGGCTTCTGACagtgagaagggaagggaaggggaagggctgAACCAACGCAACAATCCTTTAGGCAGCCAGGCCTGCTGTTAGCACCTGCAGCCCCAGGATGGGAACCGGAAACAGGTGACCCTCCATTAAAAATCTTAGTAAAACGCCCCTTCAGGAGATGCAACTAGAAAAGACAACTCTCCTGGCCTGGCGCCAGGAAGTCTGTTTAGGAGAAAGCCTCACACTGAGGTCGTGTGGGGCATGCAAAACGTCTGGATTTCAGGCCCCCCAACCTTGACTGCCCAGCCTAGAGCCCTTGTGCAGTATATAACTCGTACAACCTTAAACTCTGGCCCCGATGGGCCTGGGCCTCTGCCAGGCTCAGGCAGATTCTGCAGGTGGTGAAAATTTGGAGAGAATTTCCCTACAGTGTCGCAcgggaggaagtggggagagatGACGAGGGATGGGGATGGGATGTACAGTGTCTGGGCACTGCCTGGAAGTGGTTTGGGGCTGGGTATGCGTGACTTGGGCAAGGGTAGGTGGATAGATGTTTGGGAGCGGATGCGTGGAGGAGAACGTAGGCCATGCTCAAGGACCAGGAGCCAGTGCGACTGGGAGCCAGTGCAACCGGGGCTCGAAGGTGCCAGGAGGGGAAATGGAAGTAGGGGAGGAGAAACGCTTCACCCCATAAAAGGGGCAGAGGTGAGGGCCTGGTGGGAAGTGCTGGAGCAGGAAACACCCCAAAGAAGGAACGGAGGCCCTCAGTGGGGAGCACAGGCCCTGCTCCCCACCTCAGATGGTGTCCCTGCTGCAGGAAAACTTCTGGCAGGTGTTGGCGGTGGCCGCTCTCCCAACCCATGCCCTCTGTCCCCTGGGTGGAGCGCGCCTTCCGGAGCTCGGCCCACATCCCACACCCCAGC
Encoded proteins:
- the IHH gene encoding indian hedgehog protein; protein product: MSPARLRPRLWFCLLLLLLLVPAARGCGPGRVVGSRRRPPRKLVPLAYKQFSPNVPEKTLGASGRYEGKIARSSERFKELTPNYNPDIIFKDEENTGADRLMTQRCKDRLNSLAISVMNQWPGVKLRVTEGWDEDGHHSEESLHYEGRAVDITTSDRDRNKYGLLARLAVEAGFDWVYYESKAHVHCSVKSEHSAAAKTGGCFPAGAQVRLESGARVALSAVRPGDRVLAMGEDGSPTFSDVLIFLDREPDRLRAFQVIETQDPPRRLALTPAHLLFTANNHTEPATHFRATFASQVQPGQYVLVAGVPGLQPARVAAVSTHVALGAYAPLTRHGTLVVEDVVASCFAAVADHQLAQLAFWPLRLFHSLAWGSWTPGEGVHWYPQLLYRLGRLLLEEGSFHSLGMAGAGS